A region of the Struthio camelus isolate bStrCam1 chromosome 4, bStrCam1.hap1, whole genome shotgun sequence genome:
TTTATAACGATCTTGTGTATTTATACGAGATGTTCCAATTGTTGAATGTATTAtagaaaaggtttgtttttttccttccttgtttatTTGATTTTGCTAATTGAGTTTTGTGCTAGTTTGCacagggaggagagaaaagggttAGCTCAAAAAGGTAAAGACAGGGAAAGGTGAATGCTCATTACTGAAAATTCTCCTCCGTCAGAAGTACTATTCAATAAGAAATGGCCCCCTCCTCTCTTTGTTCTCTGTTGACACAAACGGCATGAATGCCCAGAGGCTGAGataatttcttttattccttaaaaTTCCTTTTTAGGTCTATCATTCCAGAATGCCTCTAATGTCAATGACAGTATTTTGCGTAGTTTGCCTGAAGCAGACTAGCGAAGAGGGAGTTCTGGACTCATGAATGTCAGATAGCTCAGTAAtctggtttaaaacaaaaacgaaaaaaatCTGGATGAGTTCTGAGAATAAGTTTGAACCAAATAATTTTTCATGACAATGGCAAAAGGTAATCAATATAACAAATGAAACTGGAGGTGTGCACAACAGCCTTACAACTGAATTTGAAAAATGAACGAAAACCTAAGCCCTGACTTCAGTAAGAAAGGCTCAGACAATTCACAAACGGATTTTAAAGAATACTTGgcaatgacaaaataaaaaccatcaacatttacttttcttgttttggGAACAGTGGGCCACCCTGCAGATTGAGAAGGGAGTAAAAAAGCAGAAGGCGCTGGTACTTGAAAATTTAACCTCCAACGGTAAGATCTTTGTATGAAGACGACACAGCAGTATTCATCTGGTAAAATGGCAACTATTTTAATATCTTACCTAGGAAAGAGAGAACGGAAACATAAATTGCATCTGATGTTAAGTAAGAAAACTAGAAGGGTCAAAATGAAGTTCCATGAGCAGACCAACAAAAGAGACTAAGTGTGTTATAAGCAAGATACCTGTTGATGAGTCTTCTGGATAACAGGCATTAAAGAGAGCAGGATGGGAGGAGAAAGACATCGCTGATAAGCGTTTGGGAAGCTGTCCCCCTTTTCATGGGGATTTTGTACTTTGACTCCATAAGTTTCCTCTCTTTAGAGGGTTAGGAGGAGGAATGGTTATTTTTTGCACCGGACACTTCTCTTTACagcttctctgttcttctcttaGCTCCTAGCACACAAAAAGACTGAGTCTTACTAAATCTGTTCCATCAGCCTTTGGATCACTCTTAGAGTTTGAACTCTTCTCTAGGTATGGGGTTAGAATTTGAAAGACAGTGTAGGGTTTCCCTGCCCGtcaatttttcctgtttttttttttttgacggaAAGGACTAGATCAAAATCTCATAATAATCCTTTTACTTTTAGTGGCATTTTTAGTCATAGGAACCCAAGATAGATTGTTTGGGTTGTCAGCTGATGGCATTCAGGTCTGATGATTGCCCTGACATTGAAGGTTCAACTGAAATCCAGCTGGAGAAAGGTTTTGTGATTCTGATCGGAGGCTTAAGCACACTTAAGACACactgaatgcattttaaataatgcGTATTTAATGCTTCTAAAAACCAGCTGTAACCAGCTAGCTAAGAATCTGCCCTCAGAGTGATTTCAGCAAACATCAGACTTCACTGTGAGGCATAACTTTAGATGTGAAACATAAATGTGTTTAATTCTTCCCGTACAGCGCTTTTGCATTACAGTGTGTATGTTTGTGGGGGAAAAAGTTGACACCTTTGTGCTTTTAGAAGTTAAGTGACCcataaagaaaagaggaatggGAGGGAGGAGGCGCTGAACTAAACATGTGAGAGGAAGGAGTTTGTTGCAGCTGGGGTAGTactgcaaaaaagcaaaattaaacaagAACAGCAAAACCAACAACACAATAAACACTACCTGACTTTATGCATCCAGGCAAGAGCAGGGACCTGTAATCTTGGCAGTGCAATGTTGACATGCTGCGTGTACGTATATCGTTTGGTAAATTACAATGAAGAAGGTGTCCTGCTCAGAGTTTTATTTGCAACTGACTCTGAATGCTTGTCTCTTCAACAGTCTAATGATGTGATAGGGCACAGGATTAGAGAAGCAACCTGTGGAGTTAACTGCCAGTCCGTAAACCAAACATTCCAGTGCAGTTGCTGCAAGTGCTTACAGTAGGAGAACTACTCGTAAAAAGTATGAGTATTTTTACTCTTTCTGGAATTCTGATTGTCCATTTTTCTGTGTGGAAGAAAGACTCATTTCCTCATGCagatgttttttgtttgctttttactaTTAAGGGATCATCCAGAGGGAGGAAGCCTCCATGGAAGAGGAAATTGCTGGCCAGCGACGAGGACGCTTCAACCTTGCTGATGTTTTGTACTTCTCCAAGAAGGGGTTTGAGGCTGTTGCAGAAGATGAAGTCACTCGGCGGTTCTCCTCTGAGGAGCTGGTCTCCTGGAACCTCCTTAGCAGAACTAATGTCAGCTTTCACCGTATCAGCTGGCAACTGACCTTTGTGTGGGTCATTGGGATCCTAATTCGGTACTGTCTCCTGATGCCTCTTCGGTAAGCCAGATGTAATTAGCTggagttgccttttttttaaagttactttttacAAAAGATCAGTGAAATTTATATGCTATTGACTAATGCCGGAATGAGAAGGTGGCATGACTTGGATTTTGAAGATGCCTTCAAAACTCAAATATCCATAAAAAGTGTTGATGTACATTTCTCGTGTTCTGTTTTCTTAGTATGCTAATGTCGCTATTCatttaacttgttttttaaattcgaCAAAACCTCATAGAAAACATATGGAGATGTTTTTGATATAAAATAACAATTGTCTTAATTGAAGGGATCAGGCTTTACTTGCTTGAATAATGTGGGGGAGATTGTATGCTGAATGCCTGGAGTTTGGAGGAAAGCTAATGTTCTGGGAGCACAGAGTTGgatggggcaaaaaaaaaaaaaaaaaagacacttgagatatatttaattttcagaattgTTGAGGTATCTTTTAAGCAAAAGCAACTTTTATCACATGGAGCACACAATTACAAATATTCACACATTTTTCTAAAGAGCAGGAGCTTTTAAAGGCTCTAATTTCTTCTTTGGGAggaaagtatttaaaagaaactCTCGCAGTGCATAAAGGTGTCTTATACCAGTAAATCACCTCTCAAAGTACATATGCCTCTGTGTAAGCTTAGACAATTTAGGGAGACAacttttcatgcagaaaaacctttagcttttgttttgcttggtcCTTAGTAACTAAGGACAATTAATTTTCATGATTGTGCAGTAACTTAACTGCACAGGATTGAAATACGTGCTGAAATCTCTgggtagatttttaaaaattgaatgtcAAGTCTTTGCGTTGCATTTTATAATATAATCTTAGGTACTTTAAAGAATCACATAGCCACTGCTTAGCCTCATTGAACTTGGTGGATTCCTTACTACCTGATACCTTGAGATCAAGGCATGGTGCTTTTTGGAAGATATGCTCCAGGCAACAGAAGGTTTTTGGACTCAATGCAGGATTAATTGAATGAAAATCTGTGGCTCATGTTATCCCTTTGGCCTTAACTGGTTTGTATTGCTAATTAAATGCTACTAAGGGAGGGTAGAAGCATCCTGGAATGGATAAAGGGGTTAAAAGGCTTTTTTGCTTGATCTTCCAATTTTTTAATCTTACCAATTAATTAAGaggtttattttactttgtagCGTCAGCTTGGCTTCTTTCAGTATGCTCTTgctggtttcagcaaccacggtaGTAGGACAGTTTCCAAATGGCAGGTAAATGTTTGTTGAGAACTCTTTGCCGTTTTTGTTGCAGTTCTTCAAGGAACTGAATTAGAGCATTAGAATATAattctgcttgagcgaggaggaTTAACATGGAAGACTGTGGGGTGATATATCTCTGTTGTAAACTCACAGGGTACCGAAAGGTAATGGTATCCAAAAGCAGACGTGCAATGTAACCCAGAAAGATACTGCCGGAATATACCGGGTAGCTACTCCGTCTTACAGTGGAAAATAAAGAGGATACTCTATGTCTCAGAATAGGGCAAGTAAAACCTGTCATGAGCAGATCAGTATTAACACTGTGAGGGGAGTTAAGTCCTGTCAGTGCAAACGACTCCAATGTGATTTACCAGCTACACATGTCTATATTTAATAAGGGTTAGTGAATGAGTCTATAGCAGGTTCTTCCAGGTGAAATCTGTAAATCAAAACCCCTACTATAATCTCCTCTTCTTTGAATGTGATGATTTTATAATAGACCTGAATAGAAGAATGGAGCCAAGAATGTCTCTGATATCCAGTTAGCTTGTCCTGTTGGGCACAGCTATTGCAATGAATCATCTTGGTGTACTTTTTGTGATAGCAACTGTTGGGAATAAATTGGGAAGCTTACGCGATATTGTGCTGTGAGTGACTACAGAGAACTGGAAACGTATGCATGGCTTTATTTCTTCTAGGGTTAAACGCTGGCTGAGCAACCAGGTCCAGATGACTTGTGCTGCCTTAGGGGTCCGATGTCTGAGTGGTGCTGTTCATTTCCATAACAGGCGAGTGGTGCCAACCTACTCTCACTTGtgcattattcattttttaaagtgtactCTATGGTACCAAGCGCCTCAAGTTTCAGAGGGGGATTTTTATTCATTATTGCGTAAGTATTATGGTAGATGAAATTAGATTCAAGAACTGAGTTAGGTAATCTGAACcctgtctgtcttcctttctcttaAGGCATTTTGATGCCCTACTGTATTTTCTGTTGTGTATTTGCAGGGTGTGTAAAGGTGGAATAATGCTGTCTACTTGATTAAATTTGAACCGAGGCGTTTTTCTCAAGACCTATAATTTGTTTTATTAGCTGATTTGTTCAGTAATTAATCCTTTACCCTCTTTCCTAAAGTACATTGTCGGTGGTATCTCAGTAAGATCTTCAATCTTAGTTATTGTAGTTATGGAGATTTATGTAATATAGGCTCcttggtgggtgtttttttttttttttttcgctttgTAAGGCAACAAAGGTCATGCTCTGGTGTGTTTAAACTTAGAGTTTTAGTATCTCTGAGTAGTCTTTAATATATATCTCTCTTGAATGGTAATGTGTGCAACTAAAATGTCTTCTGCAGAGAAATTGCATATTCCCAGCTATGAGGAAGCTaacatacagaaataaagaatttaCTGAAATGCCAAAACTGGTGAAGTCTGAAGGGGCGCTTTAAAGAATGAGGAACAATGACTCATCCACTGTAATATACTGCCAGAAGTTTTAATGTGTGTGACAgtaatattcatattttaaaaatgttttgtgttcTTCTGCTTCCTATGGATTTACAGATGTGCTACGTGTCTGAAatgcctttgtggctgagagttTCTATGGCTGGTATGCATTCGCTAGATGAATTTCCTGGTGGGGCCTGGAGCCTCGAGAATAAACATCAAGTAATTACTTTTACGATTGTCATTGCAGAGAAAACAGACCACAGAAAGGAGGCATCTGTGTAGCCAACCACACGTCTCCGTTAGATGTTCTAATCCTGGCTAGTGATGGATGCTATTCTTTGGTATGAACAAGAGAGTTGATAAACAGTGGTAATGTTGAGATGCGCACAGATACAGTGTTGGATGAGATCATACGCTTATTGGTAGAAAGAATGGGATTTGATAGTGTTCAGAGTCTCACTTTCAGGACTGCAGAGTGGTGAACAGAGGTAGGTGTGTGTACGTTTTTGACCAAGAGGACTGGGATCACATGTGAACGAGCTCAGAAACTGATGCATCTTCATTCAGAACTTTTTATTTAAGTATGTGCATGTGTTTGCATAGTAACCAGTATTTTTGGGTCTTGCAGGTTGGCCAAGCACATGGAGGGCTTCTGGGACTTATTCAGAAATCTTGCATGAAAACCACTGAGCACGTTTTGTTTGAACGTTCAGAAATGAAAGCCCGTCACCTGGTGAGAAAGAAGTAAGGTAGTGAGGTGTTAACTTAATTTTTCCCATCAAGTTTAGAAACTGTGAGCCATAAGTGCGATTTGAGAACGTTCTGACCCTACATCTCTTATTGATGAGCAGCTGTAGGTTGTCATCAGTGTAAGTTCTGCAACTGCCCCATCACTTAGGGGGCAAGGTGTAGCAATCCTGTTCTGAGCTCTTGACCATTTGCCCTGTAACCTCGGAATTTCTCCGTTTCCATGATCGCACTGCTTGCCCCAGGCATCAGCCTGCTCATTCAGATTCAGAACTGATAACTTGAGATGTCAGGACAGGAATCCAAGTTTTGTCAGCACATCTGCTTCCCAGATTGTGCCTTGCCCTCGTATGGTTTTTCATCAGTTCTGAGCCATTGCAAGGCTGATTGTATCCATCATGCGTACAGGATAAAGGGAGGCTGATCGTGGCAAATCTTAACTTTAGCCTCGTGTGTTTGCTTCTGGAGAAGGATAGATCACTTGAGGGAACCAATCACAACTCATTAGAAACATCCTCAGCCCTTATCAGCCTCGCGTGCAAAAGTTTGCGGAAGCAATTAAACAagttcataaggaaaaaaaaaatcaccaagatACCACCTGGCTCCTGGAAGCTGGAAGAGCATCTGGGAAGCGTCTTTACAGTTTGCTTGATTCCTGTTCTGCTCTCCAGGCCTGCAGTTTGTCGACTGCTGTCAGAGACAGCATATTGGACTTAAGGACATGAACAGGTTTGGCTCATTGTGGCTCTTATGTTCTCAGGCTTTTTACAAAGTAAATTGTTTTTAACTGCCCTAAATCTTCATGAAATAGGGTGCAAAGCAGCTAACTTTAAGCAAGTCTCTGTGGCAGTTAGTCTTTAGAAGAATGGATGAGGTCCCTCTGTGCTGGATCATTCCCTCATTTTGCTATCTGATGTTTTGCCTTTGTTCTTTAAGGCGgcctggagagaagctgcatgCTCTTGATTCTTAGAAAAGGCAGATATGTCCTGAAAAACAACTAGTTTTACGTGTCAGTAAGTGTGCTCTACATAGTGgtgatacactttttttttttcaaatgatgcaCCAAACGTAGTAAAAGGTTGTTCTGCTTCTTATCTAGATGATGAGAGTTATTAGGTATGTATAAAACTGATGTTGTGAAGCTGGGAAGCATGGAAACGTGAAATATGGAAAACTGCTGTATTTtaggcaataaaatattttaggcaGAATTTCCAGTTCACAGCTGGAGCCTGTCAAAGATAAGCAGGAAACAGTTCACGTGTCTCTCAAGTACCACTGTTAATTGGGTTAAAATGGTTGAAATAAAAGGAGAGCTATTCACTTTTGTAGAAAACCTACTTACACAATTAGCAAGAGACCCTTCAAGAAACAGGCCTGAAACGAATTCTTATTCTGGTAGAGACTACTGACTGGCAAAGAGCATTGGGCGATGGCTTTCTCTTGTCATATTTAAGAGATAACATATATGTAGATTCCTGGCTGAGTATGAATGAGAGAGTCTTCTACGAAAGTGGAACGTAcactggaattttattttttgctccaCAGAATTAGAGAACACGTTGCGGATAAGACCAAATTAcccattttaatttttccagaagGTAAGAAAAAACTATACTGATTTTACTGCTGTGCTCACTTCTTGCCATCAAGTGCAGTTTATTACAGCCGACCTTTACaacgagttttttttttaaattatttttattctgtagaGTTAATTAGCTCTTGTGAGATATGAAAAGTCAAATTCCATTATTTTACAACAGGTTTATGACTACCTATTTGGTTTGAGTAGCTTAATAGAAGAGAGAACAGACTCTGGGTTTCTGAAGTTTGCTTTGTCCTCCAGCAACTTAAGTCTCCTTAAGGCAAATTTGGATTCATTCATTGATACTTTTATTAGAATGGATAAACTCATTACCTGTTTTAATTCTGGCCAGGTACCTGCATAAACAACACATCAGTAATGATGTTTAAGAAGGGAAGCTTTGAAGTGGGAGGGACCATCCATCCAGTAGCCATTAAGGTAATGTATCTCTAGTTCCCAAGCATGGAAGGGTTATTTGAAGAATGTTTTCAAGTCAGAGAAAATATTCATGTGTAAACCTTAATAAGGCCTTTGTTCTGCGTGAGTAAGGCACTAAATAAGCCCTGAGAAATCTGAACCTTTTTATGATGTGCAGTGTCTTGCAGGTCAGTGCCGTATGGGAAATTAATTTCTGAGTGCTTTTATGACTGACTGAGAGCAACCTGAAAAGCTCCGTTGCAATTGTGCTCCCTTCTGTCTGCTCTTTCTGTCCGAAGGCTCCTGGCTCTTGTCTGTTGTGGGGATAAAGGCACGGGACTAGGAATTGATTATTTTCTTGGCATTTCCAGAGCTTTCTGAGTAGCTTTAGCGGAGTCACTTTACCTCTGACTACGTTGGTTCCTTTTCCTGCAGCTATGATGTTGTCTAATCTCATGGAAACTGTTGCAGGTATTGTGAGCATTATCAAGCAAACCTTGTAGTTAGTGTATCTATAGATATAGACGTTATTAGAGGTCTTGACTCTTTGAGTGGATGTATCCGGTTATAGTTGAGATTTGTTTCTATGGGGCTGTCATGGTTGTTTTTAAGCATGAGCTTTTATTAGCTTTTAGTAAAAGTGAAGACATGGAGCTGCAGCCTGCATTTACTGCTGCTTTGAGGAGGTTTGATTAGATTTGCCCCAATTTAAAAGGTTGAGCTGTGACTTCATGGCCAAAAAAGAGCGACCTACATGGTTTAACGCCAGTCCAGCTGTACAGTGTGTGTAGCCCAGGATGAACTCTTGTTTTGTAGATACTAGGTATTTTGTGCCTTGTAATTGTCCATTCTCAGAACTGACACCGTGAATTCCTTTTCGAGTATCGTTTTACTTTTTCATCTTGGAATTGTTTTTTTTCATCTCGGGCTGATCTCTGCTGTTACTTCTATGCCTGTCATCCCTTCTGTGTGTACATCTTGATCTCCTGTGCAGAGATACATGCCCTTCAGCTTATTGTTCTTGTGTTCCAGTATGACCCTCGCTTTGGAGATGCGTTCTGGAACAGCATGAAATACTCCATGATGACCTATGCTTTTAAACTGATGACCAGTTGGGCTATTGTCTGCAATGTGTGGTACTTGCCACCAATGGTCAAAGAGGTACTTATGCTTATGTATGTTTTGGAGATGCTTGCAACTGTTTTCTGGGAAGAAACTGGTACTGCTAGGCACGATATGCTGACATAATGTTTGTGATCTTTATTGACAGCCTAATGGACAAAAGCCAGAAATGACACCGTAGTCTTAAAATTAAGCAGAGATTGGAAATCAGAAAATGCTGCATGCTAAGGCTATGAAAACAATCCTACTGTAGGCCTACATTTCCCTCTCCAAGGGAGAGGTTTCCTTGGTGTCCTCTTGGAGTAAATAAAGCTTATGCCTGCGAGAGCTGTAAACTTTCTGTACTATGGTTATTTATCTGTGCAAGTTGACATACCAGAGCGCTTATAGCTGGGCAGTTAAAGTGTATTCATCATTCCTACCTGCTTACTCCAGTGAAAATACATCTTAGCACAGCGAacattgcaaaggcagaaaaGCTCTAAAAGAAGGATTTGCATCTTGTCTCTAGCTTGTGTCTTGTTAAAATTCTTGGTTATCCTGAGCTGCTAAACCTATATAGCAGTCTGGTTTATACACCATACATCTTTTTAGAAATCAGGAAAGGCACTGACCTTAATTTTAATAGACTTGAGCAGGCATGACAGCAGCTATAGGAAGGCGAAGACTGGTTTTTGGCCCAGAAGGTTATAATTTTACTGATGTTGAATGTACCAGGCCCCAACCCTGCTCAAGACACCACGTCTCCTCCAAGGTGACACTGTTGGTTCACTCTGGGCTTCTTGTGGTCAGAGTGTTACTGAGGAACTGGGAGCAGATGCATGTCCTGCTCTGGCCAGGTCTGTGACCTTGCTCTGAGCATATGTTGTTTCAGACTGCCCTAGAAACCACAGAGCCTCCCACTTCTTTTTGGTACTGAATGCTGGCAAACCCAGCATGCTAACTTGCCAGGTGGCATTTCCGCGGTCCTGCTAAAACTGCCTTACAGGTCACATTTGGCTTTGTGAGTCTGGCATAAACCTGAGTGCCTGCTCTCTAGCAAGAAGCATATTTTAAAGTGGGGCGTAGAGAAAATGTTGAAGTTGAAAAGCAAATCATTTATATctttttcaggaagaagaagaTGCTGTCCACTTTGCTGACAGAGTCAAGGCTGTCATCGCTGCTCGAGGAGGAATGTCTGTACTTCCTTGGTAAGAAGCAACACCTTTTGAAGTTGGGCTTGAAACGTAGTTAGGTGTTCTGTAATCTGAAAGTTTAGCCTGgaatcttttaaaatttcttctaatACTACAGCTGTGCTTTGGCTGTAGTTTACCACCCTTTACTGAGTTTGAGCGAATATTTTCTTATTCCATGAAGAATTCCACTAGAGTAAGTGGTGGACTAATGCAGTATAAAAAGAGGTACCAA
Encoded here:
- the LOC104145174 gene encoding glycerol-3-phosphate acyltransferase 3-like isoform X1 — protein: MSKYCQAVGWHFEGASMEKNRGGYGLVEGKILSVCLVLFVVLVLLPSMFRVSLGISHIYVKIVVKTLEWATLQIEKGVKKQKALVLENLTSNGIIQREEASMEEEIAGQRRGRFNLADVLYFSKKGFEAVAEDEVTRRFSSEELVSWNLLSRTNVSFHRISWQLTFVWVIGILIRYCLLMPLRVSLASFSMLLLVSATTVVGQFPNGRVKRWLSNQVQMTCAALGVRCLSGAVHFHNRENRPQKGGICVANHTSPLDVLILASDGCYSLVGQAHGGLLGLIQKSCMKTTEHVLFERSEMKARHLVRKKIREHVADKTKLPILIFPEGTCINNTSVMMFKKGSFEVGGTIHPVAIKYDPRFGDAFWNSMKYSMMTYAFKLMTSWAIVCNVWYLPPMVKEEEEDAVHFADRVKAVIAARGGMSVLPWDGGLKRKKVKESFKQEQQKKYCQIVVENGTVGNANVH
- the LOC104145174 gene encoding glycerol-3-phosphate acyltransferase 3-like isoform X3, which translates into the protein MSKYCQAVGWHFEGASMEKNRGGYGLVEGKILSVCLVLFVVLVLLPSMFRVSLGISHIYVKIVVKTLEWATLQIEKGVKKQKALVLENLTSNGIIQREEASMEEEIAGQRRGRFNLADVLYFSKKGFEAVAEDEVTRRFSSEELVSWNLLSRTNVSFHRISWQLTFVWVIGILIRYCLLMPLRVSLASFSMLLLVSATTVVGQFPNGRVKRWLSNQVQMTCAALGVRCLSGAVHFHNRENRPQKGGICVANHTSPLDVLILASDGCYSLVGQAHGGLLGLIQKSCMKTTEHVLFERSEMKARHLVRKKIREHVADKTKLPILIFPEGTCINNTSVMMFKKGSFEVGGTIHPVAIKYDPRFGDAFWNSMKYSMMTYAFKLMTSWAIVCNVWYLPPMVKEEEEDAVHFADRVKAVIAARGGMSVLPCDE
- the LOC104145174 gene encoding glycerol-3-phosphate acyltransferase 3-like isoform X2; the protein is MSKYCQAVGWHFEGASMEKNRGGYGLVEGKILSVCLVLFVVLVLLPSMFRVSLGISHIYVKIVVKTLEWATLQIEKGVKKQKALVLENLTSNGIIQREEASMEEEIAGQRRGRFNLADVLYFSKKGFEAVAEDEVTRRFSSEELVSWNLLSRTNVSFHRISWQLTFVWVIGILIRYCLLMPLRVKRWLSNQVQMTCAALGVRCLSGAVHFHNRENRPQKGGICVANHTSPLDVLILASDGCYSLVGQAHGGLLGLIQKSCMKTTEHVLFERSEMKARHLVRKKIREHVADKTKLPILIFPEGTCINNTSVMMFKKGSFEVGGTIHPVAIKYDPRFGDAFWNSMKYSMMTYAFKLMTSWAIVCNVWYLPPMVKEEEEDAVHFADRVKAVIAARGGMSVLPWDGGLKRKKVKESFKQEQQKKYCQIVVENGTVGNANVH